One stretch of Prionailurus viverrinus isolate Anna chromosome C1, UM_Priviv_1.0, whole genome shotgun sequence DNA includes these proteins:
- the ARL4C gene encoding ADP-ribosylation factor-like protein 4C encodes MGNISSNISAFQSLHIVMLGLDSAGKTTVLYRLKFNEFVNTVPTIGFNTEKIKLSNGTAKGISCHFWDVGGQEKLRPLWKSYSRCTDGIIYVVDSVDVDRLEEAKTELHKVTKFAENQGTPLLVIANKQDLPKSLPVAEIEKQLALHELIPATTYHVQPACAIIGEGLTEGMDKLYEMILKRRKSLKQKKKR; translated from the coding sequence ATGGGCAACATCTCCTCCAACATCTCGGCCTTCCAGTCCCTGCACATCGTCATGCTGGGCTTGGACTCGGCCGGCAAGACCACGGTGCTGTACCGGCTCAAGTTCAACGAGTTCGTGAACACGGTGCCCACCATCGGCTTCAACACCGAGAAGATCAAGCTGAGCAACGGCACGGCCAAGGGTATCAGCTGCCACTTCTGGGACGTCGGCGGCCAGGAGAAGCTGCGGCCGCTCTGGAAGTCCTACAGCCGCTGCACGGACGGCATCATCTACGTGGTGGACTCGGTGGACGTGGACCGGCTGGAGGAGGCCAAGACGGAGCTGCACAAGGTCACCAAGTTCGCCGAGAACCAGGGCACGCCGCTGCTGGTCATCGCCAACAAGCAGGACCTGCCCAAGTCGCTGCCGGTGGCCGAGATCGAGAAGCAGCTGGCGCTGCACGAGCTCATCCCGGCCACCACCTACCACGTCCAGCCGGCGTGCGCCATCATCGGCGAGGGCCTCACCGAGGGCATGGACAAGCTCTATGAGATGATTCTGAAACGCAGGAAGTCCCTCAAGCAGAAGAAGAAGCGGTAA